Proteins from one Impatiens glandulifera chromosome 2, dImpGla2.1, whole genome shotgun sequence genomic window:
- the LOC124927982 gene encoding puromycin-sensitive aminopeptidase isoform X2, which yields MDAPKEIFLKDYQLPDYYFDTVDLKFTLGEEKTVVHSKIAVNPRDGSSSPLVLDGKDMELVSVKVNGELLKEGDDYHLDSRHLKILSPPSDNFTLEIVNDICPQKNTSLEGLYKSSGNFCTQCEAEGFRKITFYQDRPDIMAKYTCRIEADKSLYPVLLSNGNLIEQGEIEGGRHYALWEDPFKKPCYLFALVAGQLESRDDHFITQSGRKVDLKIWTPAQDIPKTAHAMYSLKAAMKWDEDVFGLEYDLDLFNIVAVPDFNMGAMENKSLNIFNSKLVLASPETASDADYAAILGVIGHEYFHNWTGNRVTCRDWFQLSLKEGLTVFRDQEFSSDMGSRTVKRIADVSKLRIYQYPQDAGPMAHPIRPNSYIKMDNFYTVTVYEKGAEVVRMYKTLLGSQGFRKGMDLYFKRHDEQAVTCEDFFAAMRDANNVDFANFLSWYSQAGTPTVKVSSSYNAENQTYSLKFSQEVPPTPGQLTKEPMFIPVSVGLLGSNGKDISLSSIYHDGKLESIASDNQSVYTTILRVTKKEEEFVFSNISERPIPSLLRGFSAPIRLESDLTDSDLLFLLAHDSDEFNRWEAGQVLARKLMLQLVADFQQNKPLVLNPEFVHGIKCILSDPSLDKEFISRAITLPGEGEIMDMMEVADPDAVHAVRAFIKKHLAAELKDELLKTVTNNRSSDAYEFNHANLARRALKNVALGYLASLDDSDMIDLALHEYKTATNMTEQFAALATIAQKPGKVRDEVLADFYNKWQHDYLVVNKWFALQAMSDIPNNVENVRNLLNHPAFDLCNPNKVYSLIGGFCGSPVNLHAKDGSGYKFLGEVVVQLDKLNPQVASRMVSAFSRWKRYDENRQKHAKGQLEMIMSANGLSENVFEIASKSLAA from the exons ATGGATGCACCGAAAGAGATTTTCTTGAAAGATTATCAATTGCCCGATTACTATTTTGATACG GTTGATCTGAAATTCACACTGGGTGAAGAGAAAACTGTTGTACACTCCAAAATTGCTGTTAATCCTAGAGATG GTTCTTCATCTCCACTAGTCTTGGATGGTAAAGACATGGAGCTAGTTTCAGTTAAAGTGAATGGTGAATTGCTCAAG gAGGGTGATGATTATCATTTGGATTCGCGTCATCTCAAAATTCTTTCCCCACCAAGTGACAATTTTACTTTGGAAATTGTCAATGATATTTGTCCTCAAAAGAATACATCTCTAGAG GGCCTTTACAAATCGTCTGGTAATTTCTGTACACAATGTGAAGCAGAGGGATTCCGGAAGATCACATTCTATCAG GATCGTCCCGATATTATGGCAAAATACACTTGTCGCATTGAAGCTGACAAGTCATTATACCCAGTGCTGTTATCAAACGGAAATCTCATTGAGCAAGGAGAAATCGAG GGTGGAAGGCATTATGCTCTTTGGGAAGATCCTTTCAAGAAGCCTTGCTATTTATTTGCACTAGTTGCAGGTCAATTAGAGAGCAGAGACGATCATTTCATTACTCAATCAGGTCGTAAAGTCGACCTTAAAATATGGACCCCTGCTCAAGATATACCAAAAACTGCACATGCCATGTATTCTCTTAAGGCAGCAATGAAATGGGATGAAGAT GTTTTTGGTCTTGAGTATGACTTGGACCTCTTTAACATTGTGGCTGTTCCTGATTTTAACAT GGGAGCCATGGAAAACAAGAGTTTGAAT ATATTCAATTCCAAGCTTGTCTTAGCCTCTCCGGAAACTgcctcagatgcagactatgctgCAATTTTGGGAGTTATTGGTCATGAG TATTTTCACAACTGGACTGGAAACAG AGTGACTTGTCGCGATTGGTTCCAACTTAGTTTGAAGGAAGGTCTAACAGTTTTTCGTGATCAG GAATTTTCATCCGATATGGGTAGCCGAACCGTAAAGAGGATTGCTGATGTTTCAAAGCTCCGAATTTATCAGTACCCGCAG GATGCCGGTCCAATGGCTCACCCTATCCGACCTAATTCTTATATCAAG ATGGACAACTTCTACACAG TAACGGTGTATGAAAAG GGTGCCGAAGTTGTAAGGATGTATAAGACCTTGCTCGGAAGCCAAGGATTCAGAAAA GGCATGGATCTATATTTCAAGAGGCACGATGAGCAAGCTGTGACATGCGAAGATTTCTTTGCCGCCATGCGAGATGCAAATAATGTTGACTTTGCTAATTTCTTATCTTG GTACTCTCAAGCGGGAACCCCCACAGTAAAGGTTTCTTCATCCTACAATGCAGAGAATCAGACCTATTCTCTGAAGTTCAG CCAAGAGGTGCCACCAACGCCTGGCCAGCTTACCAAGGAACCCATGTTCATTCCCGTTTCTGTAGGGCTTTTGGGCTCAAATGGAAAGGATATTTCTTTGTCTTCGATCTACCATGATGGGAAGTTGGAATCTATTGCGAGTGATAATCAGTCTGTTTATACTACAATACTCAGAGTAACAAAG AAAGAAGAAGAGTTTGTGTTCTCCAATATTTCAGAACGACCAATTCCTTCTCTGTTACGGGGTTTCAGTGCTCCTATCAGATTGGAGTCTGATCTCACTGATAGTGACCTCCTATTCCTTCTTGCTCACGATTCAGATGAATTCAACCG ATGGGAGGCTGGACAGGTGTTGGCAAGGAAGTTGATGCTACAATTAGTGGCCGATTTCCAACAAAATAAACCATTAGTTCTGAATCCAGAGTTCGTCCATGGAATCAAATGTATACTATCCGACCCCAGCTTGGACAAG GAATTTATTTCAAGGGCCATCACTCTTCCTGGAGAAGGTGAAATCATGGACATGATGGAAGTTGCAGATCCCGATGCTGTACACGCTGTTCGGGCTTTCATTAAGAAGCACCTTGCAGCAGAGTTGAAAGACGAGTTGCTCAAAACA GTAACAAACAATAGAAGTTCTGATGCGTATGAATTTAACCATGCCAATCTGGCAAGGCGCGCTCTTAAGAATGTCGCCCTCG GCTACTTGGCATCTCTGGATGATTCGGATATGATTGATCTCGCTCTGCATGAATACAAAACTGCCACAAATATGACTGAGCAATTTGCGGCTCTTGCCACAATTGCCCAAAAGCCTGGGAAAGTACGCGATGAAGTTTTAGCCGATTTCTATAACAAATGGCAGCATGACTACTTG GTTGTGAACAAATGGTTTGCTCTCCAAGCAATGTCGGACATTCCCAATAATGTTGAGAATGTACGCAATCTTCTAAACCATCCGGCATTTGATCTTTGCAATCCAAACAAG GTTTACTCACTTATTGGTGGATTTTGTGGTTCTCCGGTTAACCTACACGCTAAGGATGGTTCAGGATACAAGTTCTTGGGAGAAGTTGTCGTGCAGTTGGATAAATTGAATCCACAG GTTGCCTCTAGAATGGTGTCAGCTTTCTCCAGATGGAAGCGTTATGATGAAAACCGTCAAAAACATGCTAAg GGACAGTTAGAGATGATCATGTCGGCCAATGGTCTATCGGAGAATGTGTTTGAAATCGCCTCTAAAAGTTTGGCTGCTTAG
- the LOC124927982 gene encoding puromycin-sensitive aminopeptidase isoform X1: MMARLILPSKVLGLQKTCLLGLISFSPIQATFRSGSFRQSAKNFSRYRHCLTSETVFRRTQRYCYPSLSRANRLNRRLICSVATESVSKQADESAMDAPKEIFLKDYQLPDYYFDTVDLKFTLGEEKTVVHSKIAVNPRDGSSSPLVLDGKDMELVSVKVNGELLKEGDDYHLDSRHLKILSPPSDNFTLEIVNDICPQKNTSLEGLYKSSGNFCTQCEAEGFRKITFYQDRPDIMAKYTCRIEADKSLYPVLLSNGNLIEQGEIEGGRHYALWEDPFKKPCYLFALVAGQLESRDDHFITQSGRKVDLKIWTPAQDIPKTAHAMYSLKAAMKWDEDVFGLEYDLDLFNIVAVPDFNMGAMENKSLNIFNSKLVLASPETASDADYAAILGVIGHEYFHNWTGNRVTCRDWFQLSLKEGLTVFRDQEFSSDMGSRTVKRIADVSKLRIYQYPQDAGPMAHPIRPNSYIKMDNFYTVTVYEKGAEVVRMYKTLLGSQGFRKGMDLYFKRHDEQAVTCEDFFAAMRDANNVDFANFLSWYSQAGTPTVKVSSSYNAENQTYSLKFSQEVPPTPGQLTKEPMFIPVSVGLLGSNGKDISLSSIYHDGKLESIASDNQSVYTTILRVTKKEEEFVFSNISERPIPSLLRGFSAPIRLESDLTDSDLLFLLAHDSDEFNRWEAGQVLARKLMLQLVADFQQNKPLVLNPEFVHGIKCILSDPSLDKEFISRAITLPGEGEIMDMMEVADPDAVHAVRAFIKKHLAAELKDELLKTVTNNRSSDAYEFNHANLARRALKNVALGYLASLDDSDMIDLALHEYKTATNMTEQFAALATIAQKPGKVRDEVLADFYNKWQHDYLVVNKWFALQAMSDIPNNVENVRNLLNHPAFDLCNPNKVYSLIGGFCGSPVNLHAKDGSGYKFLGEVVVQLDKLNPQVASRMVSAFSRWKRYDENRQKHAKGQLEMIMSANGLSENVFEIASKSLAA; encoded by the exons ATGATGGCTCGATTGATTCTTCCGTCCAAGGTTTTGGGATTGCAGAAGACTTGTTTGTTGGGTTTGATCTCCTTTTCTCCT ATTCAGGCTACTTTTCGATCCGGTTCCTTTAGACAATCTGCTAAGAACTTCTCCAGATATAGACATTGTCTTACTTCAGAG ACTGTGTTTAGGAGAACTCAGCGGTATTGTTATCCTTCATTATCT AGGGCCAACCGGTTGAATAGGAGGTTAATTTGCTCAGTTGCTACAGAGTCCGTATCGAAACAAGCCGACGAGTCTGCAATGGATGCACCGAAAGAGATTTTCTTGAAAGATTATCAATTGCCCGATTACTATTTTGATACG GTTGATCTGAAATTCACACTGGGTGAAGAGAAAACTGTTGTACACTCCAAAATTGCTGTTAATCCTAGAGATG GTTCTTCATCTCCACTAGTCTTGGATGGTAAAGACATGGAGCTAGTTTCAGTTAAAGTGAATGGTGAATTGCTCAAG gAGGGTGATGATTATCATTTGGATTCGCGTCATCTCAAAATTCTTTCCCCACCAAGTGACAATTTTACTTTGGAAATTGTCAATGATATTTGTCCTCAAAAGAATACATCTCTAGAG GGCCTTTACAAATCGTCTGGTAATTTCTGTACACAATGTGAAGCAGAGGGATTCCGGAAGATCACATTCTATCAG GATCGTCCCGATATTATGGCAAAATACACTTGTCGCATTGAAGCTGACAAGTCATTATACCCAGTGCTGTTATCAAACGGAAATCTCATTGAGCAAGGAGAAATCGAG GGTGGAAGGCATTATGCTCTTTGGGAAGATCCTTTCAAGAAGCCTTGCTATTTATTTGCACTAGTTGCAGGTCAATTAGAGAGCAGAGACGATCATTTCATTACTCAATCAGGTCGTAAAGTCGACCTTAAAATATGGACCCCTGCTCAAGATATACCAAAAACTGCACATGCCATGTATTCTCTTAAGGCAGCAATGAAATGGGATGAAGAT GTTTTTGGTCTTGAGTATGACTTGGACCTCTTTAACATTGTGGCTGTTCCTGATTTTAACAT GGGAGCCATGGAAAACAAGAGTTTGAAT ATATTCAATTCCAAGCTTGTCTTAGCCTCTCCGGAAACTgcctcagatgcagactatgctgCAATTTTGGGAGTTATTGGTCATGAG TATTTTCACAACTGGACTGGAAACAG AGTGACTTGTCGCGATTGGTTCCAACTTAGTTTGAAGGAAGGTCTAACAGTTTTTCGTGATCAG GAATTTTCATCCGATATGGGTAGCCGAACCGTAAAGAGGATTGCTGATGTTTCAAAGCTCCGAATTTATCAGTACCCGCAG GATGCCGGTCCAATGGCTCACCCTATCCGACCTAATTCTTATATCAAG ATGGACAACTTCTACACAG TAACGGTGTATGAAAAG GGTGCCGAAGTTGTAAGGATGTATAAGACCTTGCTCGGAAGCCAAGGATTCAGAAAA GGCATGGATCTATATTTCAAGAGGCACGATGAGCAAGCTGTGACATGCGAAGATTTCTTTGCCGCCATGCGAGATGCAAATAATGTTGACTTTGCTAATTTCTTATCTTG GTACTCTCAAGCGGGAACCCCCACAGTAAAGGTTTCTTCATCCTACAATGCAGAGAATCAGACCTATTCTCTGAAGTTCAG CCAAGAGGTGCCACCAACGCCTGGCCAGCTTACCAAGGAACCCATGTTCATTCCCGTTTCTGTAGGGCTTTTGGGCTCAAATGGAAAGGATATTTCTTTGTCTTCGATCTACCATGATGGGAAGTTGGAATCTATTGCGAGTGATAATCAGTCTGTTTATACTACAATACTCAGAGTAACAAAG AAAGAAGAAGAGTTTGTGTTCTCCAATATTTCAGAACGACCAATTCCTTCTCTGTTACGGGGTTTCAGTGCTCCTATCAGATTGGAGTCTGATCTCACTGATAGTGACCTCCTATTCCTTCTTGCTCACGATTCAGATGAATTCAACCG ATGGGAGGCTGGACAGGTGTTGGCAAGGAAGTTGATGCTACAATTAGTGGCCGATTTCCAACAAAATAAACCATTAGTTCTGAATCCAGAGTTCGTCCATGGAATCAAATGTATACTATCCGACCCCAGCTTGGACAAG GAATTTATTTCAAGGGCCATCACTCTTCCTGGAGAAGGTGAAATCATGGACATGATGGAAGTTGCAGATCCCGATGCTGTACACGCTGTTCGGGCTTTCATTAAGAAGCACCTTGCAGCAGAGTTGAAAGACGAGTTGCTCAAAACA GTAACAAACAATAGAAGTTCTGATGCGTATGAATTTAACCATGCCAATCTGGCAAGGCGCGCTCTTAAGAATGTCGCCCTCG GCTACTTGGCATCTCTGGATGATTCGGATATGATTGATCTCGCTCTGCATGAATACAAAACTGCCACAAATATGACTGAGCAATTTGCGGCTCTTGCCACAATTGCCCAAAAGCCTGGGAAAGTACGCGATGAAGTTTTAGCCGATTTCTATAACAAATGGCAGCATGACTACTTG GTTGTGAACAAATGGTTTGCTCTCCAAGCAATGTCGGACATTCCCAATAATGTTGAGAATGTACGCAATCTTCTAAACCATCCGGCATTTGATCTTTGCAATCCAAACAAG GTTTACTCACTTATTGGTGGATTTTGTGGTTCTCCGGTTAACCTACACGCTAAGGATGGTTCAGGATACAAGTTCTTGGGAGAAGTTGTCGTGCAGTTGGATAAATTGAATCCACAG GTTGCCTCTAGAATGGTGTCAGCTTTCTCCAGATGGAAGCGTTATGATGAAAACCGTCAAAAACATGCTAAg GGACAGTTAGAGATGATCATGTCGGCCAATGGTCTATCGGAGAATGTGTTTGAAATCGCCTCTAAAAGTTTGGCTGCTTAG